Within the Halobaculum limi genome, the region AGGTCCTCCCACTTGCGACGCCGTTTCTTGACGATCATCACGTCCGGGAGGAACTCCTTGCGGTACAGCGCGAGAATAAACGCCAGATCGATGAATATCACCGCGAGGATGCCGCCGAGGAACATATTCCCCGTGTCCGAGAGGCCCCAGCCGTTGACGAGGCCGTAGGTGAACATAAACACGAACACGACCTCGACGATCGTCAAGAGGACGATCGCGATGGCCGCAGCGGTGCTCTCGCGGGCCGGTTCGTAGCGGTGGATGTCGCCGTAGGTGGATCCAGTACTCGACATCGGTTATCTCCCCGTCCCTGTGTGTGCGGACTCCCCGTACTTCACCAGATAGAACGTGAATATCACGCTCATAATGATGCCGAGGATGGTCGCCGCCCCGACCCAGTGTGCCTGGATCGCGACGCCCAGTTCGTGGAGTTCTTTCGGTCCGCCACCGCCGGTCGCGACAGTCGGCACTTCGCTGCCGACGGCGATAGCGCCGAGCATCCCCAGCGATTTGTGGGGGTCACAGTAGTACTTGTAGATGCCACCGGTGTCGAACGTCACCTCGAAGGAGAATCCCGACCCCTCGAGCGGTTCGTGCCCGCTCACGGAGGCGTCGGAGGGCGTCTCCTCGAAGATGACGTTGTGGCCATCGGAGGACCACTCGAACGTGACGGTCGTCCCGGTGTCGATCCACAGGTCGGTCGGCAGGAACGCGAGGCCCCCGCCGCCGCCGACGTCCACGGTCACTTCGGACTGACCGCGGGCGTCGAGATACTCGCCGCCCTCGGCGCCGTCGGTGTAGCCGCCGAAGTCGGGCTGCTGCCCGCCGCCACCGCCTTCCTGGGCTGTAGCGGTGCCGGCCGTCGCGGCCGTACCCGCCCCGAGGGCGGCCGTGGCGCCACCGGCCTGTCGCATAAAGTCCCGCCTCTTCATCGGTACTGTACGGTCGGGGTTGGTCGCGCATAAACCCACCGACCTTCGGGCCGGTGCGTACCCGATACAACGGCCCGCTATCCGTCGGTTTCGTCGCTCGTCCCTCGAACAGATTCGCCGGCTGAGCCGTCGGCTGTGACCTCACTCCCCGCAGTCGGTTCTCGCTCTTCGAGTGCGGCCGCGAGTGCCTCTTCTGCGACTTCTTCGAACGGGACGAACTCCGCCTCGCCGCCGCCCTCGACGATGCCCGCCGCACGGAGGCGGTCGCGGTACTCCTCGGCACGGAAGCGGTCGGACAACCGCGCGTTCGCGACGACCGCGAACAGGAACACGCCGATGAGGAGGAAGAAGCCCCCCGCGACCGGCGCGACGATGGTCTCGACGTTGAGGAACAGCCACGCCCCGATGAGACCAAGGCCGCCGAGCAACTGCATCGCGGCGACCGCCTGGATCATCAGGTTGCCGAACTCGCCGGTCCCCGACTGTACCTCCTCGGGCGTCGGCAGTTCGTACTCCTCGGGTGGTTCGCGCACTTCGTAAGAGTCCATCGAACACAGCGCCACCGTCGGCTTCACGTCGCGCAGGACGGTCCCCTCGCCCTCGACGCTCCCGTCCTCGTAGACGACCGCCCACCCCTCGTCGGAGTAGGCGACGACGGTGGGCGGGTCCTCACGGCGGTCCAACACGGCGAACACCTCTCGGGAGGCGATGCGGTTGCGGAGGTCTTTCTCGACGCGGTCGAGGAGGTCGCGTCCGGTGATCCACGAGTCGGGGTCGAACGCCGCCTCCCACTCGGCGGCGGTCATCTCGGCCATATCCGCCGGACCGAAGTTGTCGAAGTCGTACTTCTCTTCGACCTCGGCACGCAGCGCCTCGATCGACACGTCCTCGTCGCCCGCCGCGTCCTCGCTGGCGGCGTCCGCGTCGACGGTGGGCGACTCGTCGGCGGCGTCGGTCATTCAGTAGAAGTCGGGGCCGTAGGCGCATAAGGGCCGCGACGTTCGCCGAGCAATCGGGGCTTCCGGATCAATCGAGCGAGCGGAGTACGTCGGGGCCGACCCACAGTACGTTCCTGTTTCAGCACGCGAGGGAGTGCATACCGGGTGAACGGACGCTGGATCTCCGAAGATAGGAACCGACAGTGTGCGTTCGAGTAGGATTCTCGGAAGGTACGCCTCTCGCTGACAAAGCCCAGGTGAACGCTCGCACGCGAGTGAATAACGAACCCGGTGGCCGACGTGTGGGTGTGATATGGGACAGAAACCGACCCATCCGAACGGACAGTCGCGCCGTACCGTGATGAAAGCCATCGGCCTCGGCGCGGGCCTGTCTGCGGTCGGCGGCACCGCCGCGGCGCAGTCGGGCTATCGGGGCGTCCCTGCACAGGTCGACGAGGACGACGAGAGCGGTGGCAATGGCACGGGGACAGTACACGACGTCGAGACGATCATTCGCGGACCGCCGACCGCCGCCGGCCGTCCCGCCGACTTCTTCTACCGACCGACCGGCCTCCATATCGATCCTGGCGACGTGATCCGATTCGTGTTCACCACCCCGGACCACAACGTCGTGTCGTACCACCCGGCGTACGGGATGCGTCGCCGCGTCCCACTCGGCGTCGACGCCTTCTCCTCGCCGCTTCTGGGCTGGACGCCAGAGTCGATTCCCGGTGATATGGTGGACCCACCCGCGGAGGGCGGCGAAGGCGGCGAGGGCGAGGAGTCGGGTGGATCGGACGGTGGCCCACAACCGGACACCTGGCTCCACAGTTTCGACGTTCCTGGCGTCTACGACCTCGTGTGTTCACCGCACGAAGGATTCGGGATGGCGATGCGCGTCGTCGTCGGCGACGTGACGGACGCTCCGTTCGAGACGAGCGACCCGAACGCGCTTCCGGAACCCCGCATCGGTCCGGTCGGCCTCGCGCGGGTGACGCTCACCGACCCTGCGTTACAGCCGTCGGCCATCGTCGAGGCTGGGACCGTCGACTGGGACGACCTCGAAGCGGTACAGTCGGGCGGGTCCGGCGGTGGCGACGGGAGCGGTGGGAACGGTGGCGACGGCAGTGGTGGGAACGGTGGCGACGGGGAGGACAGCGACGGTGACGGGAGCGACGGCGGCGGCAGCGGCGACGACTGAGCGGCGGGCGCTCCCGGAGGGCTTAGGGTCTCGCCACCCCGAGAGGAGAGTGGATGCTCTCGGACGGAACGGTGGCGACGATTGCGGCGGGGATGGTGACTGCCAGCCTCCCGTTCTACCTCTACGGCGCGTGGATTATGGTCGGACGAGAACGGTCGCACGTCACCTGGGACCTCCTCGTCCGCCACCTCAAGGTGATCCTCCCGGGCCTCGTCCTCAACACCATCCCGGTCGTCTTCTGGATGGCTCCCCGCTTGCTCGACCAGTTCGGCGGCATCACCGCTCTCCACGCGTTCCTCGGCCTGCAGGCGTACGCCCTCCTCGCGTTCGGACTGACGGGCATCGTCCGCATCTTCCAGGTGAAACGCGACGCCGACCTCTACGACGTCGAAGACCCCGACACCGACCTGAACGACCTCCACGAGAATATGGCCGCGTGGCGGGGACGCCTCCGCATCGGCGTGTTCGGCTACGTGCTGTTCTGGTTCCTCGCGTACGCCGTCGGTCTGTATCGGTACTACGGGCAGTACATCGCTGCCTGACCAGACTCGAAGAACGACAACAGGGGCGACCGCCTGCCCGCGTCAGGACTGATACGGCTCTTCGTCACGGTGGGCGTCGGGATTCTCCTGTTCGGCCGCCTCCTCCTCACGAACCTCGCCGTCGGTATCGTCGCGACCCGGTTCCTGTTCCGGCATCGCGTCGTCGGGTGCGTCGGACTCCTCGTTGTCGGCTGTTTCGAGGGCTGTATCCT harbors:
- a CDS encoding plastocyanin/azurin family copper-binding protein, whose protein sequence is MKRRDFMRQAGGATAALGAGTAATAGTATAQEGGGGGQQPDFGGYTDGAEGGEYLDARGQSEVTVDVGGGGGLAFLPTDLWIDTGTTVTFEWSSDGHNVIFEETPSDASVSGHEPLEGSGFSFEVTFDTGGIYKYYCDPHKSLGMLGAIAVGSEVPTVATGGGGPKELHELGVAIQAHWVGAATILGIIMSVIFTFYLVKYGESAHTGTGR
- a CDS encoding cupredoxin domain-containing protein, with the protein product MGQKPTHPNGQSRRTVMKAIGLGAGLSAVGGTAAAQSGYRGVPAQVDEDDESGGNGTGTVHDVETIIRGPPTAAGRPADFFYRPTGLHIDPGDVIRFVFTTPDHNVVSYHPAYGMRRRVPLGVDAFSSPLLGWTPESIPGDMVDPPAEGGEGGEGEESGGSDGGPQPDTWLHSFDVPGVYDLVCSPHEGFGMAMRVVVGDVTDAPFETSDPNALPEPRIGPVGLARVTLTDPALQPSAIVEAGTVDWDDLEAVQSGGSGGGDGSGGNGGDGSGGNGGDGEDSDGDGSDGGGSGDD
- a CDS encoding DUF7319 domain-containing protein gives rise to the protein MTDAADESPTVDADAASEDAAGDEDVSIEALRAEVEEKYDFDNFGPADMAEMTAAEWEAAFDPDSWITGRDLLDRVEKDLRNRIASREVFAVLDRREDPPTVVAYSDEGWAVVYEDGSVEGEGTVLRDVKPTVALCSMDSYEVREPPEEYELPTPEEVQSGTGEFGNLMIQAVAAMQLLGGLGLIGAWLFLNVETIVAPVAGGFFLLIGVFLFAVVANARLSDRFRAEEYRDRLRAAGIVEGGGEAEFVPFEEVAEEALAAALEEREPTAGSEVTADGSAGESVRGTSDETDG
- a CDS encoding DUF7318 family protein, yielding MSSTGSTYGDIHRYEPARESTAAAIAIVLLTIVEVVFVFMFTYGLVNGWGLSDTGNMFLGGILAVIFIDLAFILALYRKEFLPDVMIVKKRRRKWEDLYIREEDVDGTTLGGDAWEQVKRAVYPYYKR
- a CDS encoding DUF7321 family protein; amino-acid sequence: MLSDGTVATIAAGMVTASLPFYLYGAWIMVGRERSHVTWDLLVRHLKVILPGLVLNTIPVVFWMAPRLLDQFGGITALHAFLGLQAYALLAFGLTGIVRIFQVKRDADLYDVEDPDTDLNDLHENMAAWRGRLRIGVFGYVLFWFLAYAVGLYRYYGQYIAA